The following coding sequences are from one Beggiatoa alba B18LD window:
- the fabI gene encoding enoyl-ACP reductase FabI, with protein MNSANFLAGKKGLVVGIANNQSIAYGCANAFRNWGAELAITYLNEKAKPHVEPLAKELEAPLLLPCDVSHEGELEAVFAAIEQKWGKLDFLLHSIAFAPRDDLHGRVTDCSRDGFLLAMDISCHSFVRMAKLAEPLMKDGGCLLTMSYFGAERVVENYNLMGPVKAALESTSRYLAAELGEKGIRVHAISPGPLKTRAASGISHFDELIEKATERAPQHQLVTIEDVGSICAYLVSDMAKSITGNRIYVDAGYHIVG; from the coding sequence ATGAATTCTGCAAACTTTCTAGCGGGTAAAAAAGGGCTTGTTGTAGGGATTGCGAACAATCAAAGTATTGCCTATGGTTGTGCAAACGCATTCCGTAATTGGGGCGCAGAGCTAGCCATTACCTACTTGAATGAAAAGGCAAAACCACACGTTGAGCCATTAGCAAAAGAATTAGAAGCCCCCTTACTTTTACCTTGCGATGTCAGCCATGAAGGCGAATTAGAAGCAGTTTTTGCGGCGATCGAACAAAAATGGGGCAAATTAGATTTCCTATTACACTCCATCGCCTTTGCCCCCCGTGATGACCTGCATGGTCGCGTAACGGACTGCTCCCGTGATGGCTTCCTGCTCGCAATGGATATTTCTTGCCACTCCTTCGTCCGCATGGCAAAACTTGCCGAGCCTTTAATGAAAGATGGCGGTTGTTTATTAACCATGAGCTACTTCGGTGCAGAACGTGTTGTTGAAAATTACAACCTCATGGGACCTGTCAAAGCAGCGTTAGAAAGCACCAGCCGTTATCTAGCCGCAGAATTAGGCGAAAAAGGCATTCGTGTACACGCCATTTCCCCCGGTCCCTTAAAAACCCGTGCTGCCTCTGGGATTTCCCATTTTGACGAACTCATTGAGAAAGCCACCGAACGCGCCCCCCAACACCAATTAGTCACCATTGAAGATGTTGGAAGTATTTGCGCCTATCTTGTGAGCGACATGGCAAAATCGATTACAGGTAATCGTATCTATGTCGATGCGGGCTATCACATCGTTGGTTAA
- the ccoS gene encoding cbb3-type cytochrome oxidase assembly protein CcoS produces MDILYLLIPLSLVLITLVIGAFLWAIHSGQFDDLEGPAHEILMDKDDIVPPKSIPPERHQ; encoded by the coding sequence ATGGACATACTTTATTTACTCATTCCTTTATCACTCGTCTTAATTACACTGGTTATCGGTGCTTTTTTATGGGCGATTCACTCAGGTCAATTTGATGATTTAGAAGGGCCCGCGCATGAAATTCTGATGGATAAAGATGACATTGTTCCGCCTAAATCTATCCCCCCAGAACGACATCAATAA
- a CDS encoding OmpA/MotB family protein: MSRIASPAPPPADAEDSYLASLSDLMVGLLFIFIIILMAFALNYRQAESVSTAETVKQQTEKQRLMVETQAQQRERQRLEQETDKLREEQQRLSQETARLVVEKQQLESIVERLTDNDAVRRTLLRDIERDLQNRGVRVFIDEKNGILRLPEELLFASAQANFRPEGEHAIQQLANVLAEILPCYSQTSRVIQPRCKQQSESRLEAVFIEGHTDNKPINTPLFKDNWALANARAINTYQALIANAPLLDTLQNGQTQALLSVSAYEARRPVADQTTEEGRRQNRRIDLRFLMASPPPELIERAAQRLNNK; the protein is encoded by the coding sequence ATGTCTCGTATTGCATCCCCTGCGCCTCCTCCTGCTGATGCTGAAGACAGTTATTTAGCCTCTCTCAGTGACTTAATGGTCGGCTTACTCTTTATTTTTATTATTATTTTAATGGCATTCGCGCTGAATTATCGACAAGCGGAAAGTGTTTCTACGGCGGAAACGGTTAAACAGCAAACGGAAAAACAGCGTTTAATGGTAGAAACCCAAGCCCAACAGCGCGAACGCCAACGTTTAGAGCAGGAAACGGATAAACTCCGTGAAGAACAACAGCGTTTAAGCCAAGAAACCGCACGTTTAGTCGTGGAAAAACAGCAGTTAGAAAGCATTGTTGAGCGTTTAACCGATAATGATGCAGTGCGTCGTACTTTATTACGCGATATAGAGCGTGATTTACAAAATCGGGGCGTGCGGGTATTTATCGATGAAAAAAATGGCATTTTACGCTTGCCAGAAGAATTATTATTTGCCTCTGCACAAGCGAATTTTCGCCCTGAAGGGGAACATGCGATTCAACAATTAGCGAATGTCTTGGCTGAAATATTGCCTTGCTATAGTCAAACTTCTCGCGTGATTCAGCCTCGTTGTAAACAGCAAAGCGAATCCCGTTTAGAAGCGGTCTTTATTGAAGGGCATACCGATAATAAGCCTATTAATACCCCACTGTTTAAAGACAATTGGGCGTTAGCCAATGCCCGCGCTATTAATACCTATCAAGCCTTAATTGCTAACGCACCTTTACTGGATACGCTACAAAATGGACAAACGCAGGCTTTACTCAGTGTCAGCGCGTATGAAGCCCGTCGCCCCGTCGCTGACCAAACGACAGAAGAAGGACGGCGACAAAATCGGCGGATTGATTTACGGTTCTTAATGGCATCGCCTCCCCCAGAATTAATTGAACGCGCTGCACAACGTTTAAACAACAAATAA
- the ribD gene encoding bifunctional diaminohydroxyphosphoribosylaminopyrimidine deaminase/5-amino-6-(5-phosphoribosylamino)uracil reductase RibD: MNQLDQYYMARALHLAERGLWSTDPNPRVGCVIVRDGEIVGEGWHEVAGEPHAEIYALQMAKEKAQGATCYVTLEPCCHHGRTPPCTDALIKAGITRVVAASTDPNPIVASKGIEQLNKAGIVVNVGVLGAQAEQLNAGFFMRMRRNRPYIRCKLAMSLDGRTAMASGESQWITSQDARRDVQGLRARSSAVMTGAGTILADNPRLSVRESELPQHLYKPKIIRQPIRAIVDAHLSCMPPAHIFDKSSQTIVFTASRNETIKAMLTEAGAHVLSLPRGTTGDIDLQEMCYRLATDYHVNELLLETGATLSGSMLKAGLIDEIVIYMAPVLMGNKARGLFNLPEIELMKQRLNLHITDIRAVGCDWRITAQPAF, encoded by the coding sequence ATGAATCAGCTAGATCAATATTATATGGCGCGTGCTTTACACCTTGCAGAACGGGGTTTGTGGTCAACTGACCCTAATCCGCGAGTTGGGTGTGTTATTGTGCGTGACGGTGAGATTGTTGGGGAAGGCTGGCACGAAGTCGCAGGTGAACCCCATGCAGAAATTTACGCCTTGCAAATGGCAAAAGAGAAAGCTCAAGGGGCAACTTGTTATGTCACATTAGAACCTTGTTGTCATCATGGACGCACGCCACCCTGTACTGATGCCCTGATTAAAGCAGGAATTACTCGAGTTGTTGCTGCCTCAACTGACCCTAATCCCATTGTAGCGAGTAAGGGGATAGAGCAATTAAATAAAGCGGGAATTGTGGTTAATGTGGGCGTATTAGGTGCGCAAGCCGAGCAGTTAAATGCAGGATTTTTTATGCGGATGCGGCGTAATCGTCCTTATATTCGCTGTAAGTTAGCGATGAGTTTAGACGGTAGAACCGCAATGGCATCAGGCGAAAGTCAGTGGATTACCTCACAAGATGCACGTCGTGATGTGCAAGGCTTGCGAGCGCGTAGTTCTGCCGTGATGACAGGCGCGGGTACTATTTTGGCAGATAATCCGCGTTTAAGCGTGCGTGAATCAGAACTCCCCCAACATTTGTATAAGCCTAAAATTATTCGTCAGCCCATTCGTGCCATCGTTGATGCGCATTTGAGTTGTATGCCACCCGCTCATATTTTTGATAAATCATCACAAACTATTGTTTTTACAGCATCTCGAAATGAGACGATTAAGGCAATGTTGACAGAAGCAGGAGCGCATGTTTTATCCCTGCCTCGTGGCACAACAGGCGATATTGATTTACAAGAAATGTGTTACCGACTCGCAACTGATTATCATGTGAATGAGTTGCTGTTAGAAACAGGTGCGACCTTAAGTGGTTCTATGTTAAAAGCAGGGTTAATTGATGAAATAGTGATTTATATGGCTCCTGTTTTAATGGGCAATAAAGCACGGGGTTTATTTAATTTGCCTGAGATTGAATTAATGAAGCAACGTTTGAATTTACATATTACGGATATTCGCGCGGTGGGGTGTGATTGGCGGATTACGGCACAACCTGCGTTTTAA
- a CDS encoding peptidase inhibitor family I36 protein — protein MASAAPPTDPVISVKNIGEIVTIRWYAENATGYRLAYAPYPKAEPVQLIDMGNANEFSTALPLDSAYYVAVQAYNSEGESVFSDVEYFILDQYAVMDASSVDPAQLPLRLEKVQPNSPVIFLPTEEAAIVQADSLQAAETASTEAARLLAVQKPELSPTADGKIGLAIEIAPSIIPRDLVLNFCLEIGDICHNLLVWSDANKGYGDTTTITDLPTDIQTNIYTDLLIPPTLVSVLRDLVQSPQTFTVRTTVVNSKNTQNIAVYTTHLPIVAVTGESTDMTRAAGQARFDFGGVDFGGDRFAVGFKTGLELRPFVFQGLEYTSKDGAPISDGVVKSQFGVRAGPELTLNAKLFGYSFVLLEGGLKILKNTGKNLSGRVELKLFGIDFTAIGDAIGAAEKDKVIDALKILGVLSDESYEKLKSFPFGTICRVEDAQGQSAFKPLNSLTDDQKKTCSSVPEFVSAADKIADNPNKLAKLELTPPTLFDLPIAVMVKQEKTFLLWVIPLKIKGSVTGAVGIQGGGRFENIGEWALTISATPYVKLVGKVSLAVTILVAEAGVEGSLTLIENNLVLLMRILLSTEMKFAGIIRNDLKGPNGKVEIYATWLQPVFGIPPWKRKEARETIVKFSTFQRQDSLATWGGYKETCKDFFCTPQWPSWDTASKPSDNTATNNLNGNNVSASEGVLLEKLSSRPTDTEEGWICLYSDANYQGNEACLKAPTGEDKNLVVNDISLLDKTFNDVVSSIRIGPKTAIGIYEHNNLKGSSHYWYSNTLHGIDNLTSYNFNDSMSSFIVMNLSDHASRASNTEKKACIYRDADYQGGEKCYTPDGSNVSKIAIHDEDWKDKASSVKVFGKGVVLCLIDTGAVETRSCFFGVPAGSLVPNLHTFPEGNTIADKADGLEIYWSADVALSEHFAVDKARINLASSHGKVFIADANKTGEQTGGLEIMTNILLVGPLKEVKLRTNDGKTLNYHLNGDTWDNIFIGEEFNDRIVGVTITK, from the coding sequence GTGGCATCAGCAGCACCACCAACAGACCCCGTTATATCTGTTAAAAATATTGGCGAAATAGTAACTATTCGTTGGTATGCGGAAAACGCAACGGGATATCGTTTAGCGTACGCGCCCTATCCAAAAGCAGAACCTGTGCAATTAATAGACATGGGTAATGCGAATGAGTTTTCTACAGCATTACCATTAGATTCAGCTTATTATGTTGCAGTACAAGCATATAATTCTGAGGGTGAAAGTGTCTTTTCAGATGTTGAATACTTTATTCTTGATCAATATGCCGTGATGGATGCAAGCAGTGTTGACCCTGCACAATTGCCATTGCGACTTGAAAAAGTACAACCGAATAGCCCAGTTATCTTTTTACCTACTGAAGAAGCCGCGATTGTGCAAGCCGACAGTTTGCAAGCAGCCGAAACAGCAAGCACTGAAGCAGCGCGTTTATTAGCCGTTCAAAAACCTGAATTAAGTCCAACCGCAGACGGTAAGATAGGTCTTGCTATTGAAATCGCACCAAGCATTATTCCGCGTGATTTAGTCTTAAATTTCTGCTTAGAAATTGGTGATATTTGCCATAATTTATTAGTTTGGAGTGATGCGAATAAAGGTTATGGTGATACAACAACTATTACTGATTTACCAACAGATATACAAACTAATATTTATACTGATTTATTAATTCCCCCCACATTAGTCAGTGTTTTACGAGACTTAGTACAATCTCCGCAAACATTCACTGTACGAACAACCGTTGTAAACTCCAAAAATACGCAAAATATCGCCGTTTACACCACGCATTTGCCAATTGTTGCTGTTACAGGCGAATCAACAGATATGACAAGAGCAGCAGGACAAGCCCGCTTTGATTTTGGAGGGGTTGATTTTGGTGGAGACCGTTTTGCAGTAGGGTTTAAAACGGGGTTAGAACTACGTCCTTTTGTGTTTCAAGGACTTGAATACACATCAAAAGATGGTGCTCCAATATCTGATGGGGTTGTAAAAAGCCAGTTTGGTGTTCGAGCAGGTCCTGAATTGACCTTAAATGCAAAATTGTTTGGCTATTCCTTCGTTTTATTGGAGGGTGGTTTAAAAATTCTTAAAAATACGGGAAAGAATCTTTCGGGGCGAGTTGAGTTAAAACTCTTCGGGATAGATTTTACCGCGATTGGTGATGCCATCGGCGCAGCAGAAAAAGATAAGGTGATAGATGCATTAAAAATACTCGGTGTTTTAAGTGATGAGTCTTATGAAAAACTGAAATCTTTCCCTTTTGGCACAATTTGTCGGGTTGAAGATGCGCAAGGGCAATCTGCATTCAAGCCATTGAATTCACTGACTGATGACCAGAAAAAAACTTGTTCCTCAGTCCCTGAGTTTGTGAGTGCTGCGGATAAAATAGCTGATAATCCTAACAAATTAGCAAAATTAGAATTAACCCCGCCCACTTTATTTGATTTACCCATTGCGGTGATGGTTAAACAGGAAAAAACTTTTTTACTATGGGTAATTCCATTAAAAATAAAGGGAAGCGTTACAGGTGCAGTGGGAATACAAGGGGGGGGAAGATTTGAAAATATTGGGGAATGGGCATTAACCATTTCAGCAACGCCTTATGTCAAGTTAGTGGGAAAAGTATCGCTTGCAGTCACCATATTAGTTGCAGAAGCTGGGGTGGAAGGTTCATTAACACTCATTGAAAACAATTTAGTTCTGTTAATGCGGATTCTACTTTCTACCGAAATGAAGTTTGCAGGCATTATTCGTAATGACCTGAAAGGACCCAATGGGAAAGTTGAGATTTACGCAACGTGGCTTCAACCTGTCTTTGGTATTCCACCATGGAAGCGCAAAGAAGCAAGAGAGACCATTGTAAAATTCTCAACTTTTCAACGTCAGGACTCCTTAGCGACATGGGGTGGCTATAAAGAAACCTGTAAAGATTTCTTTTGTACACCACAGTGGCCTTCATGGGATACCGCCTCTAAACCGTCTGATAATACAGCAACAAATAACTTAAATGGCAATAATGTATCGGCCTCTGAAGGGGTGTTATTAGAAAAATTATCGTCTCGTCCGACTGATACAGAAGAAGGCTGGATTTGCTTATATTCTGATGCGAATTATCAAGGGAATGAAGCCTGTCTAAAAGCCCCCACAGGCGAGGATAAAAACTTAGTTGTTAATGATATTAGCTTGTTAGATAAGACATTTAATGACGTTGTTAGCTCTATCCGCATTGGTCCTAAAACGGCGATTGGTATTTATGAGCATAACAATTTGAAAGGTAGCTCACATTATTGGTACAGCAATACGCTACACGGTATTGATAATCTCACCAGCTATAACTTCAATGATTCGATGTCTTCATTCATTGTAATGAACTTAAGTGATCATGCCAGTCGCGCCAGTAATACGGAGAAAAAAGCCTGTATTTACCGCGATGCCGACTATCAAGGTGGGGAAAAATGCTACACCCCTGATGGTTCTAATGTCAGCAAGATAGCCATTCATGATGAAGATTGGAAAGACAAAGCCAGTTCAGTCAAAGTCTTTGGGAAAGGGGTTGTCTTGTGTTTGATTGACACAGGCGCGGTTGAAACTCGCAGTTGCTTCTTTGGCGTGCCTGCGGGTTCATTAGTTCCCAATCTGCACACCTTCCCAGAAGGCAACACGATTGCGGATAAAGCCGACGGGCTAGAAATTTACTGGTCTGCTGATGTGGCATTATCAGAGCATTTCGCAGTTGATAAAGCACGCATTAACCTTGCTAGTTCTCATGGAAAAGTCTTTATTGCTGATGCGAACAAAACAGGGGAGCAAACAGGCGGGCTGGAAATCATGACAAATATCCTGCTTGTTGGTCCTTTAAAAGAGGTGAAATTGCGCACTAACGACGGTAAAACATTAAATTATCACCTAAATGGGGATACTTGGGACAATATTTTTATTGGCGAAGAGTTTAATGACCGTATCGTGGGTGTCACTATCACGAAGTAA
- a CDS encoding HEAT repeat domain-containing protein, protein MRLSHLFLYLFIAGLLLGAFWLFFPNHNEPAITTVSSFKPDTVTASPSTIHSSTQTTNTAQTPDINIALLQWRWHEGDQQIYRYNSTFQVKNQSDMAGKTTETVTTVVLEGLLNMRVFQRTDQEISVGFQLSPLHFRIAEKSIASFEKLLGQFFIVVFSLEGKPIRFHFPQTIAENNQPLVTELIQSVQAIIPTGIATQWQSLEQHNTGTYSAKYQRRVNEIEKHKTAYTELKALSQFSNFSSPEIEMNIEIEQSNIRFTPAKQQSWLATFHAEERLRFYASSSPKETMNVSSHVLQLTLTDEKPDLQLAIWQANNDINQVIQAFNQQSGDVQDVLVDLELQQLRNRFAGVSFNDLTTDLVLAVLNQQATTVTMQHFYDLSDYLRAYPEKSGDVLTALQGQEAIPLEASALLIGALNMAGTSEGQTVLANIMTQIQDNHSPYILQAMATTAQVANPSETLVNALWQRAEQQDAIAGVALEVLGGTAKHLLEVGNIQAAEQITKQLTLHLNNTQTATITPSETTPPTTLSLLRALGNSGHPDVFSIIVPYITSADAEARLLAYRSLRHAQDAESLKALINALSQETDVEARRQAVLTLTERQDSTQAVNPICDLLAKEPEIDVRAEMLRFLGRHKADNPRVLNVLQQQLTRESSRDMKKAIYQAIYTE, encoded by the coding sequence ATGCGTTTATCTCATTTATTTCTCTATCTATTTATTGCGGGTCTTTTGCTGGGGGCGTTTTGGCTCTTTTTCCCTAACCACAATGAACCCGCAATTACCACAGTTTCATCATTTAAACCTGACACGGTGACAGCAAGCCCTTCAACAATCCATTCATCAACGCAAACAACAAACACCGCACAAACACCAGACATTAACATTGCCTTATTGCAATGGCGTTGGCATGAAGGCGACCAGCAAATTTATCGCTACAACTCTACTTTTCAAGTTAAAAATCAGTCTGATATGGCAGGAAAAACCACAGAAACGGTGACAACTGTCGTTTTAGAGGGGTTGTTAAACATGCGTGTTTTTCAACGGACTGACCAAGAAATCAGTGTTGGATTTCAGCTTTCCCCCTTACATTTTCGCATTGCTGAGAAATCTATCGCATCGTTTGAAAAACTCTTAGGACAATTTTTTATCGTGGTTTTCTCCTTAGAGGGCAAACCAATACGCTTTCACTTCCCACAGACTATTGCAGAGAATAATCAACCCTTAGTAACAGAATTGATTCAGTCAGTACAAGCAATAATCCCAACAGGAATTGCTACACAATGGCAGTCACTAGAACAACATAATACAGGCACTTATTCCGCTAAGTATCAGCGTCGTGTCAATGAGATAGAAAAACATAAAACAGCTTACACCGAATTAAAAGCATTGTCGCAATTTAGCAATTTCTCTTCACCAGAAATTGAAATGAATATTGAAATTGAACAAAGCAATATTCGCTTTACCCCAGCAAAACAACAAAGTTGGCTAGCAACGTTTCACGCAGAAGAACGGTTGCGTTTTTACGCAAGCTCTTCACCTAAAGAAACAATGAATGTAAGCAGTCATGTTTTACAACTCACGTTAACCGATGAAAAACCCGATTTGCAATTAGCCATTTGGCAAGCTAATAACGATATCAACCAAGTTATTCAAGCATTTAATCAGCAGTCAGGTGATGTACAAGATGTGCTTGTCGACTTAGAACTGCAACAGCTACGTAACCGTTTTGCGGGGGTTAGCTTCAATGATTTAACAACCGATTTAGTGTTAGCGGTGCTTAATCAGCAAGCAACCACCGTCACCATGCAACACTTCTACGATTTATCAGATTATTTAAGAGCTTATCCCGAAAAATCAGGGGATGTACTGACGGCATTACAAGGACAAGAAGCAATCCCATTGGAAGCGAGTGCCTTACTCATTGGTGCGCTGAATATGGCGGGTACATCTGAGGGACAAACCGTTCTCGCAAATATCATGACGCAAATTCAAGACAATCATTCGCCATATATCTTGCAAGCCATGGCAACCACCGCACAAGTCGCTAATCCATCAGAAACATTAGTCAATGCTTTATGGCAACGGGCAGAGCAACAAGATGCAATCGCGGGGGTTGCCTTAGAAGTATTAGGGGGAACAGCGAAACATTTATTAGAAGTTGGCAATATCCAAGCGGCTGAACAAATCACCAAGCAATTAACCTTGCATTTAAACAACACGCAAACGGCAACGATAACCCCTTCAGAAACAACCCCACCTACAACATTAAGCCTCTTACGAGCCTTAGGGAATTCAGGTCATCCAGATGTATTCTCCATTATCGTGCCCTACATCACATCAGCCGATGCAGAAGCTAGATTATTGGCTTATCGCAGTTTGCGCCATGCACAAGATGCGGAATCCCTAAAAGCACTGATTAATGCGTTATCCCAAGAAACAGATGTTGAAGCGCGTCGTCAAGCCGTGTTGACCTTAACAGAACGTCAAGACAGTACGCAGGCAGTCAACCCAATATGTGACTTATTGGCAAAAGAACCTGAAATTGATGTTCGGGCAGAAATGTTACGTTTCTTAGGTCGGCATAAAGCAGATAATCCACGAGTTTTAAACGTGTTACAACAACAACTGACTCGCGAAAGCAGTCGTGATATGAAAAAAGCGATTTATCAAGCCATTTATACAGAGTAA
- a CDS encoding ABC transporter substrate-binding protein: MWSQPIKRTCFTLALLLSFTGSFAQAAHKIIVLAGSQSTATDGVTSPQAAQAMQEGVLKGMGLDYATDVTQYTLGAYTVELVSFYTDQHENPLISLSQDPEVFAIICQTSKECLPALDAKASKDILVITTVATNSDLAQGENILRLAPSNNLQGAALYQSLENEDIQKFAIVYEPTAYALNLYISIISSLFIDIVMDYPHPQFIGAFPLTDFLSLADSQKGMKATQVSQVLSLIKPDAVIYLGYEQGLQALTDANVGGNPDVTPTWYASDAVYPLTLMMGFSGLNIFSLYTPEVEDGESAYPQYYYGYDAGSFLKQLSTTYATTSPQRQAFLATAKETILNSNYSKTGDKYFGSADKHGRFIVESYDTQDNIYQEIITVSDY, from the coding sequence ATGTGGTCTCAACCAATAAAAAGAACTTGTTTTACACTTGCTTTACTACTCAGTTTTACTGGCTCATTTGCGCAAGCTGCCCATAAAATTATCGTCCTTGCGGGTAGCCAAAGCACTGCAACAGATGGTGTTACCTCTCCACAAGCAGCACAAGCCATGCAAGAGGGCGTGTTAAAAGGGATGGGCTTAGACTACGCAACGGATGTGACGCAATACACGCTAGGTGCATATACCGTCGAATTGGTTAGTTTTTATACGGATCAACATGAAAATCCGTTAATTTCTCTCTCTCAAGACCCTGAAGTCTTCGCAATTATTTGTCAAACATCTAAAGAATGCTTACCCGCACTGGATGCAAAAGCCTCTAAAGACATTTTAGTTATAACCACGGTTGCAACCAACAGTGATTTAGCGCAAGGGGAAAACATTCTACGCCTAGCCCCTTCTAATAACTTACAAGGAGCAGCACTGTATCAATCCTTAGAAAATGAAGACATACAAAAGTTTGCCATTGTCTATGAACCAACCGCATACGCATTGAACTTATATATCAGCATTATTAGTAGCTTATTTATTGATATTGTAATGGATTATCCACACCCACAATTCATAGGCGCATTTCCTTTAACCGACTTTTTAAGCCTTGCTGATAGCCAAAAAGGCATGAAAGCAACACAAGTTTCGCAAGTCCTTTCCCTAATCAAACCTGATGCAGTGATTTACCTTGGTTATGAACAAGGTTTACAAGCTTTAACCGATGCCAATGTTGGCGGTAATCCCGATGTCACACCGACATGGTACGCCAGTGACGCTGTTTATCCGTTAACCCTGATGATGGGCTTTTCTGGTCTAAATATCTTCTCTCTTTATACACCTGAAGTTGAAGATGGTGAAAGTGCTTACCCCCAATATTATTACGGTTACGATGCGGGTAGTTTCTTAAAACAACTGAGTACAACCTACGCAACGACAAGTCCACAACGACAAGCATTTTTAGCAACAGCCAAAGAAACCATACTCAATAGCAACTACAGCAAAACAGGCGATAAATACTTTGGTAGCGCAGATAAACATGGGCGTTTTATTGTCGAAAGCTATGATACTCAAGACAATATTTATCAAGAAATCATTACCGTTTCTGACTACTAA
- a CDS encoding urease subunit beta produces MIPGEIIVQSGEIELNAKRETLRISVANTGDRPIQVGSHYHFYETNNALQFDREITRGFRLDIPAGTAIRFEPGQTRDVVLVSYAGRRQVYGFNAKIMGAL; encoded by the coding sequence ATGATTCCAGGCGAAATAATCGTACAAAGTGGTGAAATTGAATTAAACGCAAAACGGGAAACTCTACGTATTTCTGTTGCGAATACAGGCGACCGTCCCATTCAAGTAGGCTCTCATTATCATTTTTATGAAACTAACAACGCGCTACAGTTTGACCGCGAAATAACGCGCGGTTTTCGGCTCGATATACCCGCAGGAACAGCCATCCGCTTCGAACCAGGGCAAACGCGCGACGTTGTTTTAGTCTCTTATGCAGGCAGACGACAAGTCTATGGCTTTAATGCAAAAATCATGGGGGCGTTATAA